The Neoarius graeffei isolate fNeoGra1 chromosome 1, fNeoGra1.pri, whole genome shotgun sequence region ATCTTGCGAGCCTACCTTGCGCCAAACAATTCACAATCTCTCCTCCTTTCAGCTGCGTGAGTGGAGagccatagagacacacacactgcttccgccacgtgagtgttgtcggcaagtctgcgcatgggcccacgggaaggaaatgtattgcgtgtgcgcgtccccgacaaatggcaaaataatcgtttcaactcgattatatgaattttgagatcgtttgacacaaaaatcgaaatcgtgatcaaaattcgattaattgcacagccctagtgggcagccatgccaacagcacccggggagcagttgggagttgggtgcctcactcaagggcacctcagcccaaggccgtcccctgttaacctaaccacatgtctttggactgtaggggaaacccatgcagacacggggagaacatgcttatcctgttctacagggtcacgggcaagctggagcctatcccagctgactatgggttgcatgtcggtcctgggatcgagatgctgacctcttctgctcctcggacttgcctgatccatcctggtgcactgtgtctgtttggagtctcatcgcatcactcctgtggagggaggccccatgtggacagttgggggtcgcacctggaggacgctctggactcttgcagtggtgcttttgtggctggggactgcagttgacttgctgactttagggctgcggttgtcgtgaacggttttgcgctcgggtttccatcggtggggggtttatagcatcaacgaagctgactttatgttaggactgttaatgttatagtcatgttggctgttgttgcccaaatgaggatgggttcccttttgagtctggttcctctcgaggtttcttcctcatgtcatctgagggagtttttccttgccaccatcgctacaggcttgctcattggggatagattagctcatattttaagttgttcaaattctgtaaagctactttgcgacaatgtttattgttaaaagcgctatacaaataaacttggtttgaccatgggtgagaggcggggtacaccctggacaagtcaccaggttatcacagggctgacacatggacaccaacaaccatttacacctacagtaaagttagagccaccaattagcctaacctgcatgcctttggactgtgggggaaactggagcaaacccacgcggacagcatgcaaactccacatagaaaggcccccccgccagccactgggctcgagcccagaaccttcttgctctgaggcgaccgtgctaaccacttaggctacgttcacactgcaggctgaagtgactcaaatccgatcttttcgcccatatgtgacctgtatccgatcttttattgataatatgaacgacacagatccgattttttcaaatccgacccaggccgtttggatatgtggtcctacttccgatccctatccgctcttttcatatgcgacttcagtctgaactgccagatcgcattcatccgacttacacgtcatcaacaagccacaaacgtcactattctgcgctgaagtaggcggcgggtctctcaaaaaaagttacaacaacatggcgcataatcacgggcgcagatagagggtgggactcgtcccacccagatttaaattcacctcgttcggtcccccccacttatagggaggaaaaaacgtctatgctgtctttctttgcataaggcaaacctcacggaaaaatcaaaagactaattaccattcggtttattgaggtgcacggcagtgtatacatagttgcaacaactcacataaaacaaagactgatattcggttggttgagctgcgcagactgcacaggttgcgagctcgagcttggttgctatggttactaacaacaagtttgacaggcataccggtgttggggttggtttgctggcagctttgtcccccccagttcaaaaaacgtatctgcgctcctgcgcatgacatcaatgcgagggacgcttcgggctgtgaaggttctgaatcttctcaatggaaggacgcagaggttagggagctgatttccatttggggggatgcagctattcaagctagattggatgggtcatgccgcaaccgggcggttttacttccgtaaacactggccatgctcactgcgtgtgacgtcgtcgtatcctgcaatgcgcatgcggaacacttttaggtcgcttttcgttcatactgaggatcacatacaagtcgcatatatttgttaatgtgaacgacctcacaaaaaaatcggaattgagcattaagccttgcagtgtgaatgtagcgttagactacgttcagactgcaccctgaaacgacccatatccgatttttttgcccatatgcgacctgtatccaatttgttattgacaatctgaacgacacagatctgattttttttcacatgcgacccaggccgcttggatatgtggtcctaattccgatgcatatccgttattttcacatgcgactgcagtctgaccagacaggtcgcattcatgcgacctacatgtcatcaacaagagacaaacgtcactattctgcgttggctaatcccgcctctttggtggaaaacaacaacaatgacataatgcgctacatgaacaggcacacacacagtctctctcgcactccctcgcgcactccgtcatatgcgcgatgcagacattaatgttacgcgtgctttccggtcacgtgactgcaagatctctatagagatcttgcagtcacgtgaccggaatgtaaacagccgccatcttgtcggtaaaaaaacacagctgaatattgctgcactcgtatacaaaatggatcaatttcaaccgacggactacacggctcatttttttaatgaacagataactagatatatgtctaaaataaacaacctacagattagtgacccttatggcttaccggacgtagttttcacgatcatgtcagtggatattgaactgccagaggtggaatacccagacgtgtataattacctcataaactttccctcgctgttcagtggtgaagcactgcgtgcttataaatctctggacagttatctttacagaaattcaggatttgtcagccgccctcagatgtggcatcttgtaaacaagaaaataacaattctcgttggacgggtaagtcacttaagtattgagtatagcactgaccacccgataatagaatagaataaggtaattccagctgtaattccaaatcgtccgtcttgtttacatggatctggcgttggagaggtagaggcttagcagtggagatttgagtggttgttttctgagcttagtcaacaggccggctctgcctgcagcctcgcttttgcttcctctcccgacgccgccgccttcacctgccagacccgataacaatccatggagaccccgctggtctcgctatctcgtccggaatgttgtgcatgcgatggaaatcgctataaaccatcattttctgctggaaaccaatgtccagtaagtccatacggttgtagtggatattgaagtccggtacagacgaacaacacgcaaaaatacacacaaaaaacataaaaaacgtgcacaggtagggagagcttgtagccgaggCCGttatagtagaattgtatatagtagggttttccagaagaaaaggtagaagtagaaggcggaaatatggcgtttgaccgacaagatggcgtctgttacaatctggatcggctgtgacgtcacatgcaagatctctattaaaaagtacaatgtgccataaataaaatgtaattgctggttgtggtataagaggaataaatcgcggttattggaaaataatctgcATCACATCACCCCATaattgattgattattttccttactTCTGTGTGATGTGAAGACAAAACACTCCATCTCATAGCTGAAACGTTGGATAATGACTTTATGACGACTTGTCCCAGGTTCAAACGTGATTTGCTACATTAGAAACTTTTGTTGGAAGTGGACAATAATCATATACTCAATTTCCCTTAGTGTAGTATTAatagtagggatgtcccgatccgatcacgtgatcggaaatcgggcccgatcacatggtttcagactcgatcggaatcgggcattgcctcccgatcagggatcggctatatatctatataatatattctcatttttaacacatcaatagctatgcgttggcacagagtgagaccagacctcgtctcaacacagcaacatcaacgcgtgcggcatgacatcactttgtagtggagacgctattggttattggctgcctgttgccggcaaagttgaacacggaagcagttcgaagcggaaagcaaagcatgagatcatttttttttttcgttggatgacaaaagaaacgggctcaaacctgaaagggtagaaatgcttgttttcatcaagaaaaacgttcatttccttaattgaaattactgtacaccactgtgagatgtgttcttaaaagcaaattaccggcactgtggcactttattttttttatttgtttacattcctgccaggtaggctattttaaggttatttttttaaatttgttatttattgttcaaactgcctcacgtaagtgctctgtttgctaacggagttgttggatgttaaaataaggtgttaaataaaaaatgaggaacatcctggatccgtttctttccttgtctttattttttatggattataagaagtatcggatcgggacttggtatcggcagatactcaaaatcaaatgatcggtatcggatcggagggcaaaaaaacctgatcgggacatccctaattaATAGACTTAACTAACAAACTAGCATTAACTACCACTTTTTAGTCTGGGTAGTTTTTCCAGGGACTGGGCAGTACAATGAAGTGTTGAATTGGGAGGCgtgctaagggtagtatctcataccccttttccaccaaatcagttccagggctggttcggggccagtgcttagtttggaaccgggttttctgtttccgctgacaaagaactggctctgggctagaaaaactggttccagggtagcaccagctctttgctgggctagaggaaagaactgcttacgtcagcgggggggcagagttgttaagaccagcaacaatagcaagaccgcgagagggcgccatttttaaataagcgacgagataccatggatgcagtaaagcagcagtcatccattattgttgttgttgttgttgcttcttcttctccgtgttgttgttgcttcgatgtttgcgccaaggtttatgcaaatgcagcgacgtaactgacgtatacagtgacgtaatgatgtggctccccttagcaccccgagctatggaaaagcaaactggttctcagctggttcgcaagttgaacgagttgtgaaccagcactgaccccgaatcagccctggaactcatttggtggaaaaggggtatcactgggctgcgacagcccatgactagttggagacacaacaattgcgataaaatatgcaaattggcgacaattttcacttggaatcacactgaattgatattcgcatattttaccgcaattgttgtctccaactagttgcaggctgtcgcagcccggctttccctcggcaggcagggaagtagaggaagcctcacggaaactgacttgagaagggttcgcgacggctttgcgacaccaacgacgcatttgcggctattttgagagagatTTTGTcgtacgaattttttgaacatgttcaaaatttcagcgacgaaggagcgacactttgcgactcatgcaaggaaattgagaagccccatgaatgtttcaagacacttttgaaacactcTTGCGAATGATgtttgcaatttgtcgcaagctgtcacagcccagtgagatactggcttaatacATCAGTGATTTGTCCATCCCTGCTATTTCTCCTGTTTTTGTTTAGGTTCGAGGGTCCAGAAGTAAATCCCTACACGACCGTGCGGTCATTAACTGTCAGTACAGCATGGCCACGTTCAGCACGGCAGAGAGGAAAAGACGACCACATGGCGATCGGAAGTCCAGCGAGATGAGTCTTCACCTGAAACAGACCTTTGAAGCTGCTGTCCTCACCAAGCTCTACCCACGCTCCCAGATAGACATCTATGTTAAGGTACTCGATGTTCGTTATTTCATCCAAATTATGTAGACATACAGCAAGGTTCCCTGCCTTTTAGAAACATGCCACCCATACAGCCAATCATAAAAACTCTCGCAGGATGGAAATAAAGGTAATAACACAGTCCCAGTTGTAAAAAAATAGCCATCTTTCCACTGAGGAAATGTCAGTCCCTCGGAAGGGCAGCATCATTCCTTGAGAATAATAAGGTTATCCCATGGGATCAAGAAAGTCATCCCCCAGAAAGGGTAGTGTCGTCCTTTGGGAATGACAAGGTTATCCCACAGAAGAGGACAGTTTATCCCCCTTGAAGGGTAGAGTTATCCCCCTTTGAACAAAAACACTCGCCCCATGGTATTTGATGCCATTTCTAGTAACCccaactccaaaaaagttgggacacactataaaccataaataaaaacagaatgtgaagatttgcaaatcagggaaacccagtatttcattgaaaatggtacaaagacaacatatcaaatgttgaaactgagaaattttgttttgtgaaaaatatatgctcattttgaatttgatgtcagcaacacatttcagagaagttgagacaggggcaacaaaagactgaaaaagttgtcatgctaaaaactaatttggttaattggcaacagaccAGTAAGAtaattggatataaaaagagcatcccagagaggcggagtctctcagaagtaaagagggggaggggttcactgctgtgCGAAAGACTGCATGGACAAAGAGTGCAACAATTTAACAATAACGTTCCTTAatgcaaaattgcaaagaatttggggatcacatcatctgtggtccataatatcgttaaaagattcagagaatctggagaaatctctgtatgcaagagacaaggctgaaaactgacactggatgcctgtgatcttcaggccctcagacaacactgcattaaaagcagacacgtgtctctagtggaaatcactgtatgggctcaggaacacttcagaaaaccatcgtctgtgaaaacagttcattgctgcatccgcaaatgcaagttaaaaccagatataaacaatatccagaaacaccgccaccttctctgggcccgagctcttttacgatggattgaggcaaagtggaaaattgtcccgaggtctgacgaatcaaaagtagaaattctttttagaaatcatggacaccacatcctccaggctaaagaggagagggaccatctggcttgtaatcagctcacagttcaaaagccagcatctgtgatggtatgagggtgcattagtgcacatgacatgggcagcttgtacatctgggaaggcatcattaatgctgaatgatatatacacgtttcagagcaatatgctgccatccagacaaaatctttttcagggaaggccttccttctttcagcaagacaatgccaaaccgctttctacacatactaaaactacatggctctgtagtgagtgagtctgggtgctaaactggcctgcctgcagtccagacctgtctcccatttaaaacatttgccacattatgaagtgcaaaatatgccgaaaggagaccccgaactgttccttccatccattcattcattcattcattcattcattatccgtaaccacttatcctgtgtagggtcatgagcaagctggggcctatcccagctgactatgggcaagaggcagggtacaccctgggcaagttgccaggtcatcacagggctgacgcatagagacaaataaccattcacacttgcagtcaatctggagccaccaattaacctaacctacatgtctcttggactgtgggggaaactggagcactcggaggaaacccacacagacatgggacaacatgcaaactccacacagaaaggcctccattggccactgtgctcgaacccagaaccttcttgctgtgaggcaacagtgctaaccactataccatcatgccaccccccagctgttgagcaactgaaattgtatatcgggcaagaatgggatgacttttttctctttcaaaactacagcaattggtttcctcagttcccaaatgcttagtggtggtaaaagtagaggtgatgcaacacactggtaaacatgccccgtcccaactcttttgaaacatgttgctgacatcaaattcaaaatgaccatatttttcctgaaatattgggtttccatgatttgcaaattattgcattctgtttttatttacagtttacacagcgtcccaacttttttggaattggggttgtacgttAGGGAAAATAATCCACACAAATGCACTTTAAACTTATGATGAGTGATGTTCCTGGTGCGTGCACTAATAAATTCTGTTCTTCCGTGCAGATCCTTCAGTCAGATGGTGGAAACTATAGTGCGTGTGTTAACGCAGCTACTCTGGCCCTGGTGGATGCTGGCATCCCTCTGCGTGATTACGTGTGCGCCTGCACAGCCGGCTTCGTGGAGGACACGCCGCTGGCTGACCTGTGCCATGCTGAGGAGAGTGGCGGTGGCACCACACTGTCCTTGGCACTTCTGCCTCGCAGTGAGAACATCGCACTGGTCCAGATGGATTCCCGTCTCCACCAGGACCACCTGCCAGCACTGATGGAAGCTGCGACCGTGGCCTGTAAGGGTCTCAGCAAAGTTCTGGACAGTGTTGTACGCCAGCACCTACAGGAAGTTTCTGTGCAGACACGAGAGTAAGGAGTCCTTCTGCAGAACT contains the following coding sequences:
- the exosc4 gene encoding exosome complex component RRP41, whose amino-acid sequence is MAGLELLSDQGYRLDGRKATELRKVQARMGVFGQADGSAYMEQGNTKALAVVYGPHEVRGSRSKSLHDRAVINCQYSMATFSTAERKRRPHGDRKSSEMSLHLKQTFEAAVLTKLYPRSQIDIYVKILQSDGGNYSACVNAATLALVDAGIPLRDYVCACTAGFVEDTPLADLCHAEESGGGTTLSLALLPRSENIALVQMDSRLHQDHLPALMEAATVACKGLSKVLDSVVRQHLQEVSVQTRE